A genomic stretch from Corynebacterium terpenotabidum Y-11 includes:
- a CDS encoding FitA-like ribbon-helix-helix domain-containing protein: MIQVRNVPEELHRQLKVRAAQEGVTLSELALRELARSVDVPTARVLSERFATMVPQSETAESITESVRAERDAR, from the coding sequence ATGATCCAGGTCCGAAACGTCCCCGAGGAGCTTCACCGGCAGCTGAAGGTCAGGGCGGCGCAGGAGGGGGTCACCCTATCCGAGCTCGCCCTGCGCGAGCTCGCCCGGTCGGTCGACGTGCCGACCGCCCGAGTACTCAGCGAGCGCTTCGCCACCATGGTGCCGCAGTCGGAGACAGCTGAGTCGATCACGGAATCGGTGCGCGCTGAGCGGGACGCGAGGTGA
- the mhpA gene encoding bifunctional 3-(3-hydroxy-phenyl)propionate/3-hydroxycinnamic acid hydroxylase MhpA produces the protein MSTAESTAPVLIAGGGPTGLSLACLLAESGVRSTILERWPECYPLPRAVHMDDEVARMLSMVGVGDGFAGISRPARGLRLVDRDLRVLAEFPRELSLDRDGFPSASMYNQPDLEVLLRTEVAQRPEITVVTGVELRDVLQDAGSVAVTVADPGTGALSVHRGRWLVGCDGANSLVRRTCGTGWQDFGFRQRWLVLDVDLRDGELDQWEGVQQLCDSRRPGTYMRIGEHSYRWEFRLDDGEAATDFTTLDAVLPLIRPWLGSGADAVPATDLVLVRSAEYAFRSCVAQRWRTGRILLAGDAAHLTPPFIGQGLGAGQRDAANLAWKLAAVIHGTAPSSILDTYEAERRPHATALIRLAVLLGRVMTGGGTTGDHLRGSGMGAVVRMVNHIPAISRFTHDSATPPLRRTRLWSAARNMLPDRSANHRLVGRLAPNALVESTIRLDACTGYRFNVITLDEPSPEQEREVARRGAVLLRVGPTSPLGWWLRQAKARAAVIRPDRTVLAAGPSLSKVYNHLPATLVTAKETV, from the coding sequence ATGAGCACGGCAGAAAGCACGGCACCTGTCCTCATCGCCGGAGGCGGCCCCACCGGACTGTCGCTGGCCTGTCTGCTCGCCGAGTCTGGCGTCCGCAGCACCATCCTGGAACGGTGGCCGGAGTGCTACCCCCTGCCCAGGGCGGTGCACATGGACGACGAGGTCGCCCGCATGCTCAGCATGGTCGGCGTGGGTGATGGCTTCGCCGGAATCTCGCGCCCGGCCCGTGGCCTGCGGTTGGTCGACCGTGACTTGCGGGTGCTCGCCGAATTCCCCCGCGAGCTTAGTCTGGACCGCGACGGTTTCCCCAGTGCCTCGATGTACAACCAGCCCGACCTGGAGGTCCTGCTACGCACCGAGGTGGCGCAGCGTCCGGAGATCACCGTCGTCACTGGGGTGGAGCTGCGTGACGTCCTGCAGGACGCCGGGAGTGTCGCTGTCACCGTCGCTGACCCGGGCACCGGTGCATTGTCGGTCCACCGCGGACGCTGGCTCGTCGGCTGCGACGGCGCCAACAGTCTGGTGCGCCGCACCTGCGGCACCGGCTGGCAGGATTTCGGGTTCCGGCAACGGTGGCTCGTCCTCGACGTCGACCTGCGTGACGGCGAACTCGACCAGTGGGAGGGCGTGCAGCAGCTCTGCGACTCGCGCCGCCCCGGCACTTACATGCGCATCGGTGAGCACAGCTACCGCTGGGAGTTCCGCCTCGATGACGGTGAGGCCGCCACCGACTTCACCACGTTGGACGCTGTGCTCCCGCTCATCCGGCCCTGGCTGGGCAGTGGTGCGGACGCTGTCCCCGCGACCGACCTCGTCCTCGTTCGTTCCGCCGAGTACGCCTTCCGGTCCTGTGTGGCACAGCGGTGGCGCACCGGACGCATCCTGCTCGCCGGGGACGCCGCCCACCTCACCCCGCCGTTCATCGGGCAGGGTCTCGGCGCCGGTCAGCGAGACGCCGCGAACCTCGCCTGGAAGCTCGCCGCCGTCATCCACGGCACCGCCCCCTCCTCGATCCTCGACACTTATGAGGCGGAGCGACGACCGCACGCCACTGCCCTGATCCGGTTGGCGGTGCTGCTCGGTCGCGTGATGACTGGTGGCGGTACCACTGGCGACCACCTGCGTGGTAGCGGCATGGGAGCGGTCGTTCGTATGGTCAACCACATCCCGGCCATCTCCAGGTTCACCCACGACAGCGCCACTCCGCCACTACGTCGCACCCGGCTGTGGAGCGCCGCCCGGAACATGCTGCCGGACCGGTCGGCGAACCACCGGCTTGTCGGGCGGCTGGCACCCAACGCGCTGGTGGAGAGCACGATCCGACTCGACGCGTGCACCGGATACCGCTTCAACGTCATCACCCTCGACGAGCCCAGCCCGGAGCAGGAGCGCGAGGTCGCCCGCCGCGGCGCCGTGCTGCTGCGGGTCGGTCCGACGTCGCCGCTGGGATGGTGGCTGCGTCAGGCGAAGGCCCGCGCCGCCGTGATCCGCCCGGACCGCACCGTTCTGGCCGCCGGCCCGTCCCTGTCCAAGGTGTACAACCACCTGCCCGCCACACTCGTCACTGCGAAGGAGACCGTATGA
- a CDS encoding DUF6802 family protein — translation MTGDWVDGEDLTGPGVLDGLGGLEATEPGGEGGLVLDIGGTSYGLPVSDVSGPDIAEISVTLTDDRGMAICADADGDGHVDHLKVVGFDGSWSAWERSLDPGVDPGAGPGIPPDTPTGPTNNWTIAGWECVERGQWG, via the coding sequence GTGACCGGCGACTGGGTGGACGGGGAGGATCTGACCGGACCGGGTGTCCTCGACGGACTGGGTGGCCTGGAGGCTACGGAACCCGGTGGTGAGGGAGGGCTCGTCCTCGACATCGGCGGAACCAGCTACGGGTTGCCGGTGTCCGATGTATCAGGGCCGGACATAGCGGAGATATCCGTCACGCTCACCGACGACCGGGGGATGGCGATCTGCGCCGATGCCGACGGGGACGGTCACGTCGACCACCTGAAGGTGGTGGGCTTCGACGGGTCGTGGTCGGCGTGGGAACGCTCGCTCGACCCGGGGGTCGACCCGGGGGCCGGCCCCGGTATCCCCCCGGATACCCCCACCGGACCCACGAATAACTGGACAATTGCGGGGTGGGAATGTGTGGAACGGGGGCAATGGGGTTAG
- a CDS encoding AMP-dependent synthetase/ligase gives MTTATPSPTSTSRLLKNRASATPDRHAYTFPADLSAPTGAGWDSLTWSQVDDRASALAAGLISLGLQPTERVAIAATTSIRWALVDYGVMYAGGATVTVYPTTVAEDVDFILSDSGSRVLVVEDAAQFARLTPVLAELPQIHHVIVLYGDVPEDADADSVLSYADLLARGRDYYGAHPRVIDDRINALTPEHLATVIYTSGTTGRPKGVELPHRTWLYEIDAVVEAAAAGPDDIGRLTVDDLQYLWLPLAHVLGKLMLLIPVQVGFETAIDGRTSMITENLPVIRPTYMVSPPRVFEKAYGGVNTMMQSAGGVTGTLFTWASRVCSQIFDADHGGDATASPWLRAQAKTADRLVMAKVRQRFGGRIRYFISGAAALDPDIARWFGGAGMMILEGYGLTETCAASSLAMPWNYRPGYIGAPLPGTEARTDEAGEILLRGPGMMDGFHNNPDATAEMIDADGWLHTGDLGEIDDAGRIRLTGRKKELFKTSNGKYVAPTVIEAKFKGICPISSQMVVIGDNRNFTSALITLDEDAVTSWAQRNGVAGFYGRIVASPQMREVVQGYVDTLNEGLNQWEKIKKFTIMSRDLTVEDQEITPSLKLRRTVVTEHFADDIAALYA, from the coding sequence ATGACCACCGCCACGCCGTCCCCGACATCGACGTCCAGGCTGCTGAAGAACCGGGCGTCCGCCACCCCGGACCGCCACGCCTACACCTTTCCCGCCGACCTCTCCGCCCCGACCGGGGCGGGGTGGGACTCGCTGACCTGGTCACAGGTGGATGACCGAGCGTCCGCACTGGCCGCAGGGCTGATCTCCCTGGGCCTGCAGCCCACCGAGCGCGTCGCGATCGCGGCGACCACCTCGATCCGCTGGGCACTGGTGGACTACGGGGTGATGTACGCCGGTGGGGCGACCGTCACGGTCTACCCCACGACTGTCGCCGAGGACGTCGACTTCATTCTCTCGGATTCGGGCAGCCGCGTCCTCGTCGTCGAGGACGCCGCCCAGTTCGCCCGTCTCACCCCGGTCCTCGCCGAGCTGCCGCAGATCCACCACGTCATCGTCCTGTACGGGGACGTCCCGGAGGACGCCGATGCCGACTCCGTCCTCAGCTACGCCGACCTGCTGGCCCGGGGACGTGACTACTACGGCGCCCACCCGCGGGTCATCGACGACCGGATCAACGCGCTGACCCCCGAGCATCTCGCCACGGTGATCTACACTTCGGGCACCACCGGGCGCCCCAAAGGGGTGGAGCTGCCGCACCGCACGTGGCTCTACGAGATCGACGCGGTCGTCGAGGCGGCCGCTGCCGGACCCGACGACATCGGCCGACTCACCGTCGACGACCTCCAGTACCTGTGGCTCCCCCTGGCCCACGTCCTCGGCAAACTCATGCTCCTCATCCCGGTGCAGGTCGGCTTTGAGACCGCGATCGACGGGCGGACCAGCATGATCACCGAGAATCTCCCGGTCATCCGTCCGACGTACATGGTCTCCCCACCGCGCGTGTTCGAGAAGGCCTACGGCGGGGTGAACACCATGATGCAGTCCGCCGGAGGTGTCACCGGGACGCTGTTCACCTGGGCGTCCCGCGTGTGTTCCCAGATCTTCGACGCCGACCACGGCGGAGACGCCACCGCCTCGCCCTGGCTGCGGGCCCAGGCGAAGACCGCCGACCGGCTAGTGATGGCCAAGGTCCGGCAGCGCTTCGGTGGACGCATCCGCTACTTCATCTCCGGTGCCGCCGCCCTGGACCCGGACATCGCCCGGTGGTTCGGCGGCGCCGGGATGATGATCCTCGAGGGCTACGGACTCACCGAGACTTGCGCCGCCAGCTCCCTGGCGATGCCGTGGAACTACCGGCCGGGATACATCGGCGCCCCACTGCCCGGCACCGAGGCCCGGACGGACGAGGCCGGGGAGATCCTACTGCGCGGCCCCGGCATGATGGACGGGTTCCACAACAACCCCGACGCCACCGCCGAGATGATCGACGCCGACGGGTGGCTGCACACCGGTGACCTCGGGGAGATCGACGATGCCGGACGCATCCGCCTCACCGGGCGGAAGAAGGAACTGTTCAAGACCTCCAACGGCAAGTACGTCGCCCCGACCGTCATCGAGGCGAAGTTCAAGGGGATCTGCCCGATCTCCAGCCAGATGGTGGTCATCGGTGACAACCGGAACTTCACCAGCGCTCTCATCACGCTGGACGAGGACGCCGTGACCTCCTGGGCGCAGCGTAACGGGGTGGCCGGGTTCTACGGGCGGATCGTCGCGTCCCCGCAGATGCGTGAGGTCGTTCAGGGCTACGTGGACACCCTCAACGAGGGCCTGAACCAGTGGGAGAAGATCAAGAAGTTCACGATAATGTCCCGCGACCTCACGGTGGAAGACCAGGAGATCACCCCGTCACTGAAGCTGCGCCGCACCGTCGTCACCGAGCATTTCGCCGACGACATCGCGGCGCTCTACGCCTGA
- a CDS encoding phosphoenolpyruvate carboxykinase (GTP): protein MTIPGLAGQAPTTNEALLSWIADAVELFQPAEVVFVDGSEAERDRLSQELVDAGTLIRLNEEKRPNSYLARSNPADVARVESRTFICSEKEEGAGPTNNWAPPAAMKAEMSEHYAGAMKGRTMYVVPFCMGPIDDPEPKLGVQLTDSAYVVLSMGVMTRMGQAALDKIGPTGEFVRCLHSVGAPLEPGEEDVAWPCNDTKYITQFPDTKEIWSYGSGYGGNAILAKKCYALRIASVMAKEEGWLAEHMLILKLISPEGKAYHVLGAFPSACGKTNLAMILPTVPGWKAEVVGDDIAWMKFGEDGHLYAVNPENGFFGVAPGTGRDSNPIAMDTMAAGNTLFTNVALTDDGDVWWEGMSEAPAHLIDWKGNDWTPESSEKAAHPNSRYCVPIGQCPSAAAEFNDWKGVKVDAILFGGRRADTVPLVTETYDWNHATMVGALMASGQTAAQEGVVGALRHDPMAMLPFIGYNAGEYLQHWIDMGKKGGDKMPSVFLVNWFRRGEDGRFLWPGFGENSRVLKWVVDRIEGKVGADETVVGHTARFEDLDLDGITEPEEDVREALSAPAAQWANDIADNAEYLAFLGPKVPQEIHDQFAALKERVEAAVAADKAGV from the coding sequence ATGACCATCCCCGGGCTCGCCGGTCAGGCCCCCACTACCAACGAGGCACTGCTGTCCTGGATCGCGGACGCGGTCGAGCTGTTCCAGCCGGCTGAGGTGGTCTTCGTTGACGGCTCCGAGGCAGAGCGGGACCGCCTCTCCCAGGAGCTCGTGGACGCCGGCACCCTCATCCGGCTCAACGAGGAGAAGCGGCCGAACAGCTACCTCGCCCGCTCCAACCCGGCGGATGTCGCCCGCGTGGAGTCCCGCACCTTCATCTGCTCCGAGAAGGAGGAGGGTGCCGGCCCGACGAACAACTGGGCTCCGCCGGCCGCGATGAAGGCCGAGATGTCCGAGCATTACGCCGGTGCGATGAAGGGCCGCACGATGTACGTCGTGCCCTTCTGCATGGGTCCGATTGACGACCCGGAGCCCAAGCTCGGCGTCCAGCTCACCGACTCTGCCTACGTGGTGCTCTCCATGGGTGTCATGACCCGCATGGGTCAGGCCGCCCTCGACAAGATCGGCCCGACCGGCGAATTCGTCCGCTGCCTCCACTCTGTCGGTGCCCCGCTGGAGCCCGGCGAGGAGGATGTCGCCTGGCCGTGCAATGACACGAAGTACATCACCCAGTTCCCGGACACCAAGGAGATCTGGTCCTACGGCTCCGGCTACGGCGGAAACGCCATCCTGGCCAAGAAGTGCTACGCCCTGCGTATCGCCTCAGTCATGGCCAAGGAGGAGGGCTGGCTCGCCGAGCACATGCTCATCCTCAAGCTGATCAGCCCGGAGGGCAAGGCCTACCACGTCCTCGGCGCCTTCCCGTCCGCCTGTGGCAAGACCAACCTCGCGATGATCCTCCCGACCGTCCCCGGCTGGAAGGCCGAGGTCGTCGGTGACGACATCGCCTGGATGAAGTTCGGTGAGGACGGCCACCTCTACGCCGTGAACCCGGAGAACGGCTTCTTCGGCGTCGCCCCGGGTACCGGCCGCGACTCCAACCCGATCGCCATGGACACCATGGCCGCCGGCAACACGCTGTTCACCAACGTCGCCCTCACCGACGACGGCGATGTCTGGTGGGAGGGCATGAGCGAAGCCCCGGCCCACCTCATCGACTGGAAGGGCAATGACTGGACCCCGGAGTCCAGCGAGAAGGCCGCCCACCCGAATTCCCGCTACTGCGTCCCGATCGGCCAGTGCCCCTCGGCCGCCGCCGAGTTCAACGACTGGAAGGGCGTCAAGGTCGACGCGATCCTCTTCGGTGGTCGCCGTGCCGACACTGTCCCGCTGGTCACCGAGACCTACGACTGGAACCACGCCACCATGGTCGGTGCACTCATGGCCTCCGGCCAGACCGCTGCCCAGGAGGGTGTGGTCGGTGCCCTGCGCCACGACCCGATGGCCATGCTGCCGTTCATCGGCTACAACGCCGGTGAGTACCTGCAGCACTGGATCGACATGGGCAAGAAGGGTGGCGACAAGATGCCGTCCGTCTTCCTGGTCAACTGGTTCCGCCGTGGCGAGGACGGTCGCTTCCTGTGGCCGGGCTTCGGCGAGAACTCCCGCGTGCTGAAGTGGGTCGTTGACCGCATCGAGGGCAAGGTCGGTGCTGACGAGACCGTCGTCGGTCACACCGCCCGCTTCGAGGACCTCGACCTCGACGGCATCACCGAGCCGGAGGAGGACGTCCGTGAGGCGCTGTCCGCACCGGCCGCCCAGTGGGCCAATGACATCGCGGACAACGCCGAGTACCTCGCCTTCCTCGGCCCGAAGGTGCCGCAGGAGATCCACGACCAGTTCGCCGCGCTGAAGGAGCGTGTCGAGGCTGCTGTCGCCGCCGACAAGGCGGGCGTCTAG
- a CDS encoding glycerate kinase gives MTTHSGQKVDRVPNVGGRVGASGATVPIPWRHGHHPHLLRQIKGSATSDEVARALATGLERSGHRVLTSPLADGGDGTLEVFDHLGHERESATVRGSDGRHITAEYSLHQADHRAVIETARICGLDMVTVDGATPPVEDARRAGSWGVGDVLVDAMDRGARRIILTLGGSATTDAGTGMASALGVVFRDDAGTPVGGIADMARITAVDLGGLDPRIADLDVVLASDVTNPLYGPDGAAAVYGPQKGLTPDAVPEVDAAVRSVAAVVERALGCEVAELPGAGAAGGLGFMAMALLGARMRPGVDLVLEATGFADLLVQADLVITGEGRIDAQTLSGKAPAGVAERARAAGVPVVAVCGQNLLAGLNGSGADLFDRVYALTDIEPDVASCIRSPGPVLTRIGQEIGVLIG, from the coding sequence GTGACCACCCACTCGGGTCAGAAAGTTGACCGGGTGCCGAATGTCGGGGGCCGGGTGGGGGCATCCGGGGCCACGGTACCGATACCCTGGCGTCATGGCCACCATCCTCATCTGCTGCGACAAATTAAAGGGTCGGCGACATCTGATGAGGTCGCCAGGGCGCTGGCGACGGGCCTGGAGAGGTCCGGGCACCGCGTCCTCACGTCTCCGCTGGCCGACGGCGGCGACGGGACGCTGGAGGTCTTCGACCACCTGGGTCACGAGCGGGAGTCCGCCACGGTGCGTGGCTCCGACGGTCGACACATCACCGCGGAGTACAGCCTTCACCAGGCCGATCATCGTGCCGTCATCGAGACCGCCCGGATCTGCGGGTTGGACATGGTGACCGTCGACGGGGCGACTCCCCCGGTGGAGGATGCCCGCCGCGCCGGGTCCTGGGGAGTCGGTGATGTGCTGGTCGATGCGATGGACCGTGGTGCCCGGCGCATCATCCTCACCCTCGGCGGCAGTGCGACGACGGACGCGGGGACGGGCATGGCGTCCGCACTCGGGGTGGTGTTCCGGGATGACGCCGGGACGCCCGTCGGTGGCATCGCCGACATGGCCAGGATCACCGCCGTTGACCTGGGGGGACTGGACCCGCGGATCGCGGACCTGGACGTGGTCCTGGCGTCCGACGTGACGAATCCGTTGTACGGTCCGGATGGGGCCGCCGCGGTCTACGGTCCGCAGAAGGGGCTCACGCCGGACGCCGTGCCGGAGGTCGACGCCGCTGTGCGCTCGGTCGCGGCGGTGGTCGAGCGGGCTCTCGGCTGTGAGGTCGCTGAGCTTCCCGGTGCCGGGGCGGCGGGTGGACTGGGGTTCATGGCGATGGCTCTGCTGGGTGCGCGGATGCGTCCCGGTGTGGACCTGGTGCTGGAGGCCACCGGCTTCGCCGACCTGCTGGTACAGGCCGATCTGGTGATCACCGGGGAAGGGCGCATAGATGCCCAGACGCTCAGCGGTAAGGCGCCGGCAGGTGTCGCTGAGCGGGCCCGGGCGGCTGGTGTGCCGGTCGTGGCGGTGTGCGGGCAGAACCTGCTGGCTGGCTTGAACGGTTCGGGCGCTGACCTCTTCGACCGGGTGTACGCGCTCACCGACATCGAACCGGACGTGGCGTCGTGTATCCGCAGCCCCGGTCCGGTGCTCACCCGGATCGGGCAGGAGATCGGGGTGTTGATCGGATAG
- a CDS encoding type II toxin-antitoxin system VapC family toxin gives MIVLDASAAIELLVAGPHAAEARSRAEQADWQVMAPQLLAVEVLQVLRRRVRADLTTASVAEEARALLPWMRIRYVDHDQLTDRIWELRNNFSAYEAAYVAVAEALDVELLTGDARLADTPGHQVRVTVLGS, from the coding sequence GTGATAGTCCTCGACGCATCGGCCGCCATTGAACTGCTGGTGGCGGGACCGCATGCCGCCGAAGCGCGGTCCCGTGCCGAACAGGCGGACTGGCAGGTCATGGCACCGCAGCTTCTCGCGGTGGAGGTGCTGCAGGTGCTCCGCCGTCGGGTCCGGGCGGATCTGACGACTGCGTCCGTGGCAGAGGAGGCACGTGCGTTGCTGCCGTGGATGCGCATCCGCTATGTCGACCATGACCAGCTTACCGATCGGATCTGGGAACTGAGGAACAACTTCAGCGCCTACGAGGCCGCCTATGTGGCTGTCGCGGAGGCATTGGACGTCGAGCTCCTGACCGGCGACGCGCGACTCGCGGACACGCCGGGTCATCAGGTGAGGGTGACGGTGCTCGGATCATGA
- a CDS encoding TetR/AcrR family transcriptional regulator: MTDSGTTVPQDSIDWLTALLTAAPEGVGRRERTRNALLQAGLTLIAAGETEVPVLAITRAAGVSNGSFYNFFDDKQQFFDEAAEVAAERFAALLDRGDAEATAGDGPDIAAMVCTNFRIIGRAHRLAPVLSKVLIHRAADYYSTGGGFISRVRRDVATGVDAGVFRVSDREGVVGTLVGATVMLGARLHDHPDLDAATTTDAVARDVLRMLGVPDDEADRVLALPLPFG; the protein is encoded by the coding sequence ATGACGGACAGTGGAACAACCGTCCCGCAGGACAGCATCGACTGGCTCACCGCGCTGCTCACCGCTGCCCCGGAGGGCGTTGGTCGGCGCGAGCGCACCCGCAATGCCCTGCTGCAGGCGGGACTCACCCTCATCGCCGCCGGGGAGACCGAGGTGCCGGTCCTCGCCATCACCCGGGCCGCGGGAGTGTCCAACGGGAGTTTCTACAACTTCTTCGACGACAAGCAACAGTTCTTCGATGAGGCGGCCGAGGTCGCCGCCGAACGCTTCGCCGCACTCCTGGACCGGGGGGATGCCGAGGCGACCGCGGGTGACGGCCCGGACATCGCCGCCATGGTCTGCACGAACTTCCGGATCATCGGCCGGGCACACCGGCTCGCCCCCGTGCTGTCCAAGGTGTTGATCCACCGCGCCGCCGACTACTACTCCACCGGTGGCGGTTTCATTTCCAGGGTCCGACGCGACGTCGCCACCGGGGTGGACGCCGGGGTTTTCCGGGTCAGTGACCGGGAGGGGGTCGTCGGCACCCTGGTCGGCGCGACCGTGATGCTCGGCGCTCGGCTCCACGACCACCCTGACCTGGACGCGGCGACCACCACGGACGCCGTCGCGCGGGATGTGCTGCGGATGCTCGGCGTCCCCGACGACGAGGCGGACCGGGTGCTGGCCCTACCGTTGCCCTTCGGGTGA
- a CDS encoding NYN domain-containing protein: protein MTGTLSYSDAPERQPVVLLVWDAPNIDMGLGSLLGARPTSAHRPRFDAVGRWLVGLTGEITEEFSADLTDDGVDVAPVPEATVFTNVAPGSADQVRGWVDALRNVGFAVFAKPKTADDSDVDPDMLAHIRRRHGEGVLDGLVVASADGRNFRELLEELSDEIPVTVLGFREHSHWAVDNPLLTFVDLEDIPGVFREPLPRVNLDNLPDGGAWLQPYRPLSTLLD from the coding sequence ATGACCGGCACCCTGTCGTACTCGGACGCCCCGGAGCGTCAGCCTGTCGTCCTGCTGGTGTGGGACGCCCCGAACATCGACATGGGTCTCGGCTCGCTGCTGGGCGCTCGTCCGACCTCCGCCCACCGTCCCCGGTTCGATGCGGTGGGACGCTGGCTGGTCGGCCTGACCGGTGAGATCACCGAGGAGTTCAGTGCCGACCTCACCGACGACGGTGTCGACGTCGCCCCGGTCCCGGAGGCGACGGTGTTCACCAACGTCGCCCCCGGTTCCGCCGACCAGGTCCGTGGTTGGGTGGACGCCCTGCGCAACGTCGGTTTCGCGGTCTTCGCCAAGCCGAAGACCGCCGATGATTCGGACGTGGACCCGGACATGCTGGCCCATATCCGACGTCGGCACGGCGAAGGTGTACTCGACGGCCTGGTCGTGGCGAGCGCCGACGGACGGAATTTCCGGGAGCTGCTCGAAGAGCTGTCCGACGAGATCCCGGTGACCGTCCTCGGTTTCCGGGAGCACTCCCACTGGGCGGTGGACAACCCACTGCTCACCTTCGTCGACCTGGAGGACATCCCCGGTGTCTTCCGTGAGCCACTGCCCCGGGTGAACCTGGACAATCTGCCGGACGGCGGCGCCTGGCTGCAGCCCTACCGACCGCTCAGCACTCTGCTCGACTGA
- the trmB gene encoding tRNA (guanosine(46)-N7)-methyltransferase TrmB — translation MAEMSTTDNSPEPVDLPPDTALPAHRGRPLQTEFNDGRDYPRLGSFSFRRGTLTDNQEHTWEENWPHLGRVLDENPVTASDQVIDLDSWFGRTGHPTIVEIGSGTGTSTAAMAPLETDHNIIAVEIYRPGLAKLLGAVVRGGITNVRMVKGDGVEVLQRMFAPDTLDGVRIFFPDPWPKARHHKRRIIQSGTLHLIASRLKPGGILHVATDHADYAEWIDELVTVEDDLEYLGWPEDRDTTVPVLTDRQIITKFEGKGLDKDHVIREYLWRRR, via the coding sequence ATGGCAGAGATGTCTACTACCGATAATTCCCCGGAGCCGGTGGATCTTCCCCCGGACACCGCCCTCCCGGCCCACCGTGGTCGGCCGCTGCAGACCGAGTTTAACGACGGTCGCGATTATCCGCGACTGGGCAGCTTCAGTTTCCGGCGCGGCACCCTCACCGACAACCAGGAACACACCTGGGAGGAGAACTGGCCGCACCTCGGCCGGGTCCTCGACGAGAACCCGGTCACCGCCTCAGACCAGGTCATCGACCTCGACAGCTGGTTCGGCCGTACCGGTCACCCCACGATCGTGGAAATCGGGTCCGGGACCGGCACCTCCACCGCGGCGATGGCCCCGCTGGAGACCGACCACAACATCATCGCGGTGGAGATCTACCGGCCGGGCCTGGCGAAGCTGCTCGGCGCCGTGGTCCGCGGCGGCATCACCAACGTCCGCATGGTCAAGGGTGACGGGGTGGAGGTGCTGCAGCGGATGTTCGCACCCGACACCCTCGACGGCGTCCGTATCTTCTTCCCGGACCCGTGGCCGAAGGCCCGGCACCATAAGCGCCGGATCATCCAGTCCGGCACGCTGCACCTCATCGCGTCGCGGCTGAAGCCCGGCGGGATCCTGCATGTCGCCACCGATCACGCGGACTACGCGGAATGGATCGACGAACTAGTGACTGTCGAGGACGATCTGGAGTACCTGGGGTGGCCGGAGGACCGTGACACCACCGTGCCGGTCCTCACCGACCGGCAGATCATCACGAAGTTCGAGGGTAAGGGCCTGGACAAGGACCACGTCATCCGCGAATACCTCTGGCGGCGACGATGA
- the budA gene encoding acetolactate decarboxylase: MNDSPVTRHTIFQNSLMSALLDGIYDGEMTVGELLGKGNFGLGTFDALDGEMVIIDGVCYQLRHDGSATLADLEQRSPYAVCTNFVPRIRRRAPENIRRADLSGFIDEMTPSANYMYAVRITGTFSNVTTRTVVRQHKPYPPMTEAVGDDAEQHFTDVAGVIAGFRTPIYEKNISVPGCHVHFIDDARTQGGHVLDFTLTEGKIELCPGTDLDLRLPLTSAFSTANLDPEDLDEQLHATEVKG, translated from the coding sequence ATGAACGATTCCCCGGTGACCCGGCACACGATCTTTCAGAACTCCCTCATGTCTGCCCTGCTCGACGGCATCTACGACGGTGAAATGACCGTCGGTGAGCTGCTCGGCAAGGGAAACTTCGGCCTCGGCACCTTCGATGCGCTCGACGGGGAGATGGTCATCATCGACGGCGTCTGCTACCAGCTGCGCCACGATGGTTCCGCCACGCTCGCGGACCTGGAACAGCGCTCACCATATGCGGTGTGTACGAATTTCGTGCCGCGGATCCGCCGCCGCGCCCCGGAGAACATCCGGCGTGCCGACCTCTCCGGCTTCATCGATGAGATGACGCCCTCGGCGAACTACATGTACGCCGTCCGCATCACCGGCACCTTCTCCAATGTGACGACCCGGACTGTGGTGCGGCAACACAAGCCCTACCCGCCGATGACCGAAGCCGTCGGGGATGACGCGGAACAGCACTTCACCGATGTTGCGGGCGTCATCGCCGGTTTCCGCACCCCGATCTACGAGAAGAACATCTCGGTGCCCGGCTGCCATGTTCATTTCATTGACGACGCCAGGACGCAGGGTGGACACGTCCTCGACTTCACCCTCACCGAGGGCAAGATCGAACTGTGCCCTGGCACGGACCTCGATCTTCGGCTTCCACTGACCTCGGCCTTCTCGACCGCGAATCTCGACCCCGAGGACCTCGATGAGCAGCTCCACGCGACCGAGGTGAAGGGGTAG